In Phycisphaerae bacterium, the genomic stretch CAACCAAAGGATGTCATCGACGAATGCACCGCAGTTTTCGCAGAGTTCCATCGCTGTTGATCGTCTTGCCCCTCCTGACCGCGGCCGCCCCGGCGGCGGTGACGATTTCCCGGGACCACCCGGCGCCTTCGATGCGTTTGGATGCCCCGCTGAAGGCGACGACGGTCTACGATCACGGCGATCCGTCGGACATGGAGCAGTATCTTCTGGAGTTGGTGAATCGCGGTCGGGCCAATCCTCAGGCCGATGCGCTGATCTTCCTGAACTCCAACGATGAATACATCCAGAACTCCCTGGAGAACTTCAACGTCGACAGGCAGGAGGTGATTGCTGATTTTTCCGGCTACGCGGCCCAGCCGCCGCTGGCCTTCAACGGGCAACTCGCCCAGGCCGCCCTGGCCCACTCGCGGGATATGGCGACCTACGACTACCAGGGCCACGTGGACCACGACGGCACGACGCTGGGCGAGCGGCTTGACGCGGTCGACTACGACTATTCGCGGGCCGGTGAGAATGTCTTCGCCTACGCCCAAAACATGATCCACACACAGGCGGCGTTCCTGATCGACTGGGGCGTGCCCGACCTGGGCCATCGCAAGAATTTGCTGAACCTCGGGGAGTACACGAACTTTCGCGAGGTGGGCCTGTCGGTGTTCTCGGAGAACGATCCGCGTACGAGCGTCGGGCCGTGGGTGGTGACGCAGGAGTTCGGCCTGGGCGATCCGACGATTGTCTTCGTGACGGGCGTGGCCTATCGCGACGAGGACGGCAACGGCATGTACAGCGAAGGGGAGGGCCTGGCGGGAGTCGAGATTCAGCCGGAGACCGGCGACTACTACGCCGTCACCTCGTCGTCCGGCGGCTACGCGGTTCCGATCGACCAGGACCACGGCGTTTTGACGGTGCACGCGTACCGCAGCGATCTGCCGGACCGTCAGACGGTGATCCTGGTGGAGGCGGCGAACCGCAAGCTGGATTTTGTCTACGGCAGCGTGAACCTCGGTCGGATCAGCGGCGTGGTGACCGACGGCGCGGGCCAGGGCGTCGAGGACGTGACGATCCGGCTTGAGCCGGGTTCGCTTCAGTTGCTCACCGACGGCCGCGGCGAGTTTCTCTTCACCGATCTGGGAGCGGGCGTCTACACGCTTCACGCCGAGCGCGAGAACTACACGGTTTACCCCAACGATTTCACCATTTCAGTCAAGTTCGGTGAGGAGTTTGCCACCACGTTGACGGCTACCCTTCAAGGTCCCGAGCCGCCATCGTCGGGCGGCGAGGATCCGCCGACCGATCCGAACGCCTCTGAAGATCCGATCACTCCCGCCGCCCCGTGCACGATGGTGATGGCGGTCCTGCTGGCTGGGCTTTGGCTGGGCATTGGCGCGCTGCGGGCGCGATAGTCGCCGTCGAATCGGTGCAGGGAGGTTTCGTGAGCCTGTCTGTATCCTTCTCCGCCCCCTCCGAATCGAGTCGGTTCGACAGCCCGGACATTTATAACGTATACTTAGTCGGACGGCGGGTTTCAGGCCCGTCGGGAGGCTTTCGGTTGGTTGCGAAGGAGGGGACCACGGTCCTATAACCGGCAACGGGAGGCACCTGTGCTGCCGGCTGCGCGACGACCGGGAGGATTGCGATGAGGGCCGCGGGAGGCATTTTGGCGGCCGAGCCCGGAGCATCGGAGGATTTGGGTTTCATTTACCCAGACCGGGACTATAATCATCACATTCCAATGTCCAGGGGATCGAGCGATGAAGAAGGCCTTGGCGGTAGCAGTGTTGGTCATGGTGGTTGGGGCAGGGTGCCAGTCGGCGAGCCGGACCAGGCAGTTCGAGCAGTTCGGCAAGGCGTACTACCTCGACGGTGCGGGCAATCTGGGGTTCGGACACGAGACGGTCGTGCAGGGACTTCGGCAGGCCGGGTTCGGCGGCGACGTCGAGAACATCATCTGGACGACATTCACGGGTCCGCTGGGCGACCAGCTCATCCGGGTCAACGCCCGGCTTCGGGCCAAGGACCTGACCCGCAAGATTGTGGAGTACAAGCAGCGGTATCCCGACGCGCCGGTCTACGTGATCGGGCTTTCGGCGGGAACCGGCGTGGCGACCTGGGCCGTCGAGAGCCTGCCCGACGCGATGCAGATCGATACGATGGTGCTGCTGGGCAGCAGCCTCTCGAGCGGCTACGACATGAGCAAGGCCCTCACGCACGTGAGGGACAAGGTGCACGTGATCTACTCGCCTCGCGACGCGGTGCTGACCGGGTTTATTCCGGTGACCGGGACGATCGACGGTCAGTACCTCGTGGAGCCGGCGGGATTGGTGGGGATGCGGGCGCCGGGCGGGGCTTCGTCCGAGGCCCAGGCCCTCTACAGCGAGAAGATCAACAACATTCCGTGGTGCCCGGCGTTCGAGCGGTTGGACTATGCCGGCGGCCACACGGACGGGACGAGTTTCCGGTTCGTGCGGCACTACATCGGTCCGAAGCTGCTGAACGTCGGGCATACCGCCTCAGCCGCGACGACGCAACCGGCTGGTTCCGTGATCGCGATCGCGCGGGCTGAGGAGTGAACAGATTTGCATCAAGTGGATTGGGTCTCCACATGGGGCGCCGCCGGCACAACCGGCGGCGCTTTTTTTGTATGCGGGACGGGTGGATCTCGCGTGGCGGCGGTTCGAAGTCTTCTTACAGGCCGTTGCCGGGACCGCGTTTGGCCTGATTGATGGCCCGTCGGACCATTTCGTGGACCTCAAGAGGCGAGTTGATGTTGATCCACGCGGCTTCGATGGTGCCGGTGCCGGCGGTGGCGAACTGGATGGTGCCAAGGCCGAAAAACCGTTCGTGGATGGCCAGGGTCATGAAGGTGTTCTGAATGCGGGTCAGTCCGCATTCGAAGACGTCGACGTTGAAGACGCCCTTGATCCGCATGACGCGCCGGTTGGTCAGGACGTAGAGGCGGCTGAGCCATTGCAGGAAGGCGACGGTCACCTGGATGACGATCAGGGCCGCGGCGACCTGGCAGACCGGACGGCGGGCCAGCCTGATGCCCGTGTAGGGTTCGACGAGAGACAGCAACAGCAACCCGCCCAGCACGAGCAGCACCATCTTGACCGATGAGAACAGGATGAACCACAGCGACGGTTTGACGGCGAGGATCACGATCTCGCCCTCATCGAGCAGCCGTTCGGGCACCACGCCGACCAGGGTCGCGACGGGCGGAGCCTGGGCCGCTCCCTGAGCGCTGGCCGCCGGTTCCATCGCCGGCGTGTCGTTGCTGTGATTGACGTGGTCAGCCTTCATGCTCTGCGCTTTCCAGCACGGCGATGCCCGGATAGTTGCGGAAGAGCCCGTCGTAGTCCAAGCCGTAGCCGATCACGAACTCGTTGGGCACACGAAATCCGACGAAATCGGCCTCGATCGCCCGCGGGTCCGGAATATCCTTTTCCAGCAACACGCACGTTCGGACCGACCGCGGCGACCGCGAACGGATCCGCTCGGTCACCTTAGCCAGCGTCCCGCCGGTGTCGAGGATGTCGTCGATCACCAGGACGTGCTTGTCCGTGATGTCGATCCGCAGGTCGTA encodes the following:
- a CDS encoding PH domain-containing protein, coding for MKADHVNHSNDTPAMEPAASAQGAAQAPPVATLVGVVPERLLDEGEIVILAVKPSLWFILFSSVKMVLLVLGGLLLLSLVEPYTGIRLARRPVCQVAAALIVIQVTVAFLQWLSRLYVLTNRRVMRIKGVFNVDVFECGLTRIQNTFMTLAIHERFFGLGTIQFATAGTGTIEAAWININSPLEVHEMVRRAINQAKRGPGNGL